One window of Perca flavescens isolate YP-PL-M2 chromosome 15, PFLA_1.0, whole genome shotgun sequence genomic DNA carries:
- the ramp2 gene encoding receptor activity-modifying protein 2 isoform X3, producing the protein MKGALGFIGVFLSFLCDATYGESTLSLPFACGNHSHHCQGYCSFCKEFYGAPTMNCLSTMLDILCLPKFDEAMASLNNTDWCTWGNVSVLYSNLSLCTEDISDCLVIPWPNPLVEQTFVNIHSRFFKDCPTEQLSDPPPVIVFALVITPICLIPVMVSLVVLKTKNADGSS; encoded by the exons ATGAAGGGAGCACTTGGTTTCATTGGGGtattcctctcctttctctgcg ATGCCACTTATGGAGAGTCTACCTTGAGTCTACCATTTG CTTGTGGGAATCATTCTCACCATTGTCAGGGGTATTGCAGCTTCTGTAAGGAGTTTTATGGTGCACCAACAATGAATTGCCTTTCCACCATGCTTGACATTCTATGTCTCCCCAAATTTGATGAAGCAATGGCATCACTAAACAACACTGACTGGTGCACTTGGGGCAATGTGAGCGT TTTATATAGTAACCTAAGCCTTTGCACAGAGGACATATCTGACTGTCTAGTGATCCCATGGCCCAACCCGCTGGTGGAACAGACCTTTGTGAACATTCACTCCAGGTTTTTCAAGGATTGTCCCACAGAGCAGCTCAGCGACCCACCCCCAGTCATCGTCTTTGCCTTGGTGATAACTCCCATCTGCCTGATCCCT